A part of Paenibacillus donghaensis genomic DNA contains:
- the ccpA gene encoding catabolite control protein A — MTVTIYDVAREAGVSMATVSRVVNNNPNVKPQTRKKVFEAIERLGYRPNAVARGLASKKTTTVGVVIPDISNSIFAEIARGIEDIANMYHYNIILCNADKRKEKEIRVINTLLEKQVDGLLFMGGTVTDEHIQAFQTSSVPIVLCATRDEKGTYPSVDIDHETAAFDAVNTLIRHGHREIAMISGTLQDPANGYSRFHGYKKALEAAGIEYQEDLVRIGNYRYESGVEAMKYFLGLKHKPTAIFAATDEMAIGAIHSIQDEGLKVPDDFSIISVDNIRMASMVRPLLTTVAQPMYDLGAVAMRLLTKLMKKETVENPRVILPHETILRLSVNHVNK; from the coding sequence TTGACGGTAACCATTTACGATGTAGCTCGAGAAGCAGGCGTATCCATGGCTACGGTATCACGGGTTGTGAATAATAACCCCAACGTGAAGCCGCAGACCCGGAAGAAAGTGTTTGAAGCGATTGAACGTTTGGGCTATCGTCCCAATGCCGTGGCAAGAGGTCTTGCCAGTAAGAAAACGACAACAGTTGGTGTTGTCATTCCTGATATTTCCAACTCGATATTTGCGGAAATTGCGCGCGGGATTGAAGATATCGCCAACATGTATCATTACAATATTATTCTGTGCAATGCGGACAAGCGTAAAGAGAAGGAGATCCGTGTCATCAACACGCTGCTGGAGAAGCAGGTGGATGGTCTGCTGTTCATGGGCGGTACGGTAACAGACGAGCATATCCAGGCTTTCCAGACCTCTTCCGTTCCGATTGTGCTCTGTGCGACACGCGATGAGAAGGGTACCTACCCGTCGGTTGATATTGACCATGAGACTGCGGCATTTGATGCCGTGAATACGCTGATTCGTCACGGACACCGTGAGATCGCGATGATCAGCGGCACCCTGCAGGACCCGGCCAATGGCTATTCACGTTTCCATGGCTACAAGAAAGCGCTTGAAGCAGCGGGAATTGAATACCAGGAGGACCTGGTGCGTATCGGCAACTACCGCTACGAATCCGGTGTCGAAGCCATGAAGTATTTCCTGGGGCTTAAGCATAAGCCTACGGCAATCTTTGCCGCTACCGATGAAATGGCGATCGGCGCGATCCACAGCATTCAGGATGAAGGGCTGAAGGTGCCGGATGATTTCTCAATCATCAGCGTCGACAACATCCGCATGGCTTCGATGGTTCGTCCATTGCTGACCACAGTAGCCCAGCCTATGTATGATCTGGGTGCAGTAGCGATGAGACTGCTGACCAAATTGATGAAGAAGGAAACGGTGGAGAACCCGCGGGTTATTCTGCCGCATGAAACCATTCTTCGTCTTTCCGTTAACCACGTCAACAAATAA
- a CDS encoding GNAT family N-acetyltransferase: protein MEHRKRYGTRVCPFNGKSIEVSGPQPQSALERLVMHPDLDAFRPPREQLEALLEIAGLPEGRVITAVDQHTIVGYVTFHYPDELELWSQGGMADLVELGAIEVADDYRGAGIGRQMLLTAFDREQLENVIVFTTEYYWHWDLAGSGLDVWGYRQMMERLMETVDMVWYATDDPEICAHPANCLMVRVGTEVPLSSRETFDRVRFRQRFMY from the coding sequence ATGGAGCACCGCAAACGTTATGGCACACGGGTCTGTCCTTTTAATGGCAAAAGCATTGAGGTATCCGGACCGCAGCCGCAGAGCGCTCTGGAACGGCTTGTGATGCACCCTGATCTGGACGCCTTCCGTCCTCCCCGCGAACAGCTGGAGGCTCTTCTGGAGATTGCAGGACTGCCTGAAGGGCGTGTGATTACAGCAGTGGATCAGCATACCATCGTTGGTTATGTTACCTTTCATTATCCAGATGAACTGGAGCTCTGGTCTCAGGGCGGAATGGCCGATCTGGTCGAGCTGGGAGCGATTGAAGTGGCCGATGATTACAGGGGAGCCGGGATTGGACGGCAGATGCTGTTGACTGCTTTTGACAGGGAACAGCTGGAGAATGTTATTGTGTTTACAACCGAATATTATTGGCACTGGGATCTGGCAGGCAGCGGGCTGGATGTGTGGGGGTACCGCCAAATGATGGAGCGGCTGATGGAGACTGTTGATATGGTGTGGTATGCAACCGATGATCCGGAAATCTGTGCGCACCCCGCCAACTGCCTGATGGTCCGGGTCGGCACAGAGGTGCCGCTGTCTTCCCGTGAAACCTTCGACAGGGTGCGCTTCAGACAACGTTTCATGTACTAG
- a CDS encoding DUF4179 domain-containing protein, with amino-acid sequence MDTNEDKQQLSDYFQKLTAEADEVPEMKLELAIRKGMQRGTSSRRGLRSRYTAGLIAAVTLVMLVLLPWVYQQQLKPQQTFTPQSWGELEVFRSVINESSLSLLSALDAGLVQPMNVASEEKNGYQLTINGVVADRMGMIVLYSFENKNKDRASLGGMSLSFEGLKEPVTGNYGESGRRMDSDQTGLIREYTSISWNQLLDGQSEFNLAFRVFPEKLLESKQFNWFEDATTLNVPLKLKLAEETEDYGVTPINKTLQVEGQKMLVEQVYVGPTGIYVETSMDRKNSMRIFHMYPQLRRGILEGQQEPSDDLMYPLYSLTSKNNFKETYIYQNDNRNPDSPLTLVIEDVYALERNKLEVVIDTEKHTILQAPDDRLKVIDRKELGEEGYLYVELTTPKESGSQSGGGDNFAFDDNFVDGTGSGHFMQGLKDNYSTYSETNQGVDGAASRINTYNLGTEKLPQPLTFRLTVYPNLLEGSDSLRIR; translated from the coding sequence ATGGATACCAATGAAGACAAACAACAGCTGTCAGACTATTTCCAGAAACTCACGGCCGAAGCCGATGAGGTGCCGGAAATGAAGCTGGAGCTTGCCATCCGCAAGGGAATGCAGCGGGGGACAAGTAGCCGCAGAGGGCTGCGCAGCCGTTATACTGCCGGGCTAATTGCCGCCGTTACCCTAGTAATGCTGGTTCTTCTCCCCTGGGTGTATCAGCAGCAGTTGAAGCCGCAGCAGACCTTCACCCCGCAGAGCTGGGGAGAGCTGGAGGTGTTTCGTTCAGTCATTAATGAGAGCAGCCTAAGCTTGCTGTCCGCGCTGGATGCTGGTTTAGTGCAGCCGATGAATGTGGCTTCAGAGGAGAAGAACGGCTATCAGTTAACTATTAACGGTGTTGTAGCAGACCGGATGGGTATGATTGTGCTGTATTCATTCGAAAACAAGAATAAGGATAGAGCAAGTTTGGGTGGCATGAGCTTATCTTTCGAAGGACTGAAAGAACCGGTGACAGGAAATTATGGTGAAAGCGGTCGTAGAATGGATTCAGACCAAACAGGACTTATCCGGGAATATACGAGTATTTCCTGGAATCAACTGCTGGACGGGCAATCGGAATTCAATCTCGCATTCAGGGTATTCCCGGAGAAACTGCTTGAATCGAAACAATTTAACTGGTTCGAAGATGCTACTACTCTTAATGTACCGCTTAAGCTGAAGCTGGCAGAAGAAACGGAAGACTACGGTGTAACTCCAATTAACAAGACCCTTCAGGTTGAAGGACAGAAGATGCTGGTGGAGCAGGTGTATGTAGGACCCACAGGTATTTATGTGGAAACGTCCATGGACCGCAAGAATTCGATGAGAATATTTCATATGTATCCACAGCTACGCAGAGGAATTCTGGAGGGACAACAAGAGCCGAGTGATGATCTTATGTATCCGCTATATAGCTTGACCAGCAAAAACAATTTCAAAGAAACCTACATCTATCAGAACGACAACAGGAATCCGGACAGTCCGTTAACACTGGTAATTGAAGATGTTTATGCGTTGGAGCGGAACAAGCTGGAGGTCGTAATTGATACAGAGAAGCATACCATCCTTCAAGCACCGGATGACCGCCTCAAGGTAATCGACCGGAAGGAGCTTGGAGAAGAAGGATATCTGTATGTAGAGCTGACCACACCGAAAGAATCAGGGAGCCAATCAGGTGGGGGGGATAATTTCGCCTTCGATGATAACTTTGTGGACGGCACTGGGAGCGGACACTTTATGCAGGGACTGAAGGACAATTACTCAACGTATAGCGAAACTAACCAAGGGGTTGACGGCGCTGCAAGTAGAATCAACACGTATAACCTGGGGACAGAGAAGCTGCCCCAGCCATTGACATTCAGGCTTACCGTGTACCCGAACCTGCTTGAAGGCAGTGACAGTCTGAGGATCAGATAG
- a CDS encoding sensor domain-containing diguanylate cyclase gives MSEQEAYGHKDSRMLLQDTMQPGGPAVDPAAWLREADIVSHDFPYAAELIAESFSEWHEGLKDLPFAEAWEWCILDYEGKWISTKGGDQERWSPYWNEAAYSSLLSGDIAAVRSSMDGMELNLFTIPVFTRKGREIFALLGCVMPAEVYDQGGRFTAEAMAQHYRTCFYRRFEHVFVSDLAGVHLHAERESTRRSLLFQIVQRMHDNIDVDAVLSEVIDSISAMYPGAELRLFMSQDHRSTHSKVKPLSHLWTSDDVRAKAFKDGKVTLSVGGADCSTVEIGLPLGGKQGVYGVFHMVLNDPEFPDVDLRFLSMVADTAGTAFENAKLYERSNQLIRELRMSNELTQRLNQSLRLGDIFRFAFEELLEMFGADYCCIMHMNEEKGGLEVIACNHAPLLNEIMPAGQGLGGRVYSTGEPVIISDYLDNPEASSRLMDATGSESLIATPLSVGGEVRGAIMLAHRDAHYFSYDNYKLLQAMAGHIGLAVGNARLHAEVRRLANRDSLTGLYARHYLDEVIKDRQGTDFCGSLIVVDIDQFKLVNDTYGHQKGDKILKQVSEIVKSSIRQGDIAARWGGEELAVYLPQLGAQQSMFVAERIRKRVMDETEPRVTVSCGIAEWSWTDERVSVESLFYRADMALYEAKNQGRNRVVIDSKKFESSMKNPWA, from the coding sequence ATGTCAGAGCAGGAAGCGTACGGTCATAAAGACAGTCGTATGCTGTTACAGGATACCATGCAACCCGGGGGACCTGCCGTTGACCCCGCCGCATGGCTCAGGGAAGCGGACATCGTGTCCCATGACTTTCCTTACGCAGCGGAGCTGATAGCCGAGAGCTTCAGCGAATGGCATGAAGGACTAAAGGACCTGCCTTTTGCCGAGGCTTGGGAATGGTGCATCCTTGATTATGAAGGAAAGTGGATCAGTACCAAGGGAGGCGACCAGGAGCGCTGGAGCCCTTATTGGAATGAGGCCGCCTATAGCTCCCTCTTATCCGGGGATATAGCAGCGGTTCGTTCCTCTATGGACGGAATGGAGCTGAACTTGTTCACCATTCCGGTATTTACGCGCAAGGGCAGGGAGATCTTTGCCCTGCTTGGCTGCGTCATGCCTGCAGAAGTATATGATCAGGGTGGTCGCTTCACGGCTGAGGCGATGGCGCAGCATTACCGAACCTGTTTCTACCGCCGTTTCGAGCATGTGTTTGTTTCTGATCTGGCTGGCGTGCATCTTCACGCAGAACGGGAGAGCACCCGCCGCTCCCTGCTGTTCCAGATTGTGCAGCGGATGCATGACAATATAGATGTGGACGCTGTGCTGTCTGAAGTCATTGACAGTATTTCGGCTATGTATCCGGGGGCTGAGCTAAGACTGTTCATGTCCCAGGACCACCGCAGTACCCACTCAAAGGTCAAGCCGCTGTCTCATCTCTGGACAAGCGATGATGTGCGGGCCAAGGCCTTTAAGGACGGCAAGGTGACGCTGTCAGTGGGAGGAGCTGACTGCAGTACGGTAGAGATCGGTCTTCCGCTTGGCGGCAAGCAGGGGGTATACGGGGTTTTTCATATGGTGCTTAACGATCCTGAATTCCCGGATGTTGATTTGCGGTTTCTGTCTATGGTGGCCGATACAGCCGGAACAGCATTTGAGAATGCCAAGCTCTATGAACGCTCCAATCAGCTGATTCGCGAGCTGCGGATGAGCAATGAACTGACCCAGCGGCTGAATCAGAGCCTGCGGCTGGGCGATATTTTCCGCTTTGCTTTTGAAGAGCTGCTGGAGATGTTTGGCGCCGACTACTGCTGCATTATGCATATGAATGAAGAGAAGGGCGGACTGGAGGTCATTGCCTGCAATCATGCTCCCCTGCTGAACGAGATCATGCCGGCAGGGCAGGGACTTGGTGGGAGAGTATACTCGACGGGCGAACCGGTAATTATATCCGACTACCTGGATAATCCCGAAGCCAGCTCCCGGCTAATGGATGCCACCGGCTCCGAGTCGCTGATTGCAACGCCGCTAAGTGTAGGCGGTGAAGTACGCGGAGCCATTATGCTTGCGCACCGCGATGCTCACTACTTCTCTTACGACAATTACAAGCTGCTCCAGGCCATGGCAGGCCATATTGGCCTGGCTGTTGGTAACGCGCGTTTACATGCCGAGGTAAGACGTCTGGCCAACAGGGACAGTCTGACAGGGCTGTATGCCCGCCATTATCTGGACGAAGTGATCAAGGACAGGCAAGGCACCGATTTCTGCGGATCGTTGATTGTTGTGGATATCGACCAGTTCAAGCTGGTGAATGACACCTATGGCCACCAGAAGGGGGACAAGATCCTCAAACAGGTCAGCGAGATTGTGAAATCCTCCATCCGGCAGGGCGATATTGCCGCCAGGTGGGGCGGGGAAGAGCTGGCCGTATATTTGCCGCAGCTTGGCGCGCAGCAATCGATGTTTGTGGCCGAGCGTATCCGTAAACGTGTGATGGACGAAACGGAGCCGAGAGTCACCGTATCATGCGGGATTGCGGAATGGAGCTGGACAGATGAACGTGTGAGCGTGGAATCGCTGTTCTACCGTGCCGATATGGCGCTGTACGAAGCTAAGAACCAAGGCCGCAACCGGGTCGTGATTGACAGTAAGAAATTCGAGAGCAGTATGAAGAATCCCTGGGCCTGA
- the rpsD gene encoding 30S ribosomal protein S4, with translation MARYTGPKFKLSRRLGISLSGTGKDLKRPFPPGQHGANQRRKVSNYGMQLLEKQKLRHMYGLGEKQFKTLFTKAQKLQGIAGENFMFLLESRLDNLVYRLGFANSRAGSRQLVAHGHVTVNGKKVDIASYRVALGDVIGLREKSRAMSSIKEALENRSHLPAYLEYADGSFEGKYIRLPERAELSQDIDEKQIVEFYNR, from the coding sequence ATGGCACGTTACACCGGACCTAAATTTAAACTCAGCCGCCGTCTGGGCATTTCCCTAAGCGGTACAGGCAAAGACTTGAAACGCCCTTTCCCACCAGGACAACATGGAGCCAACCAACGCCGTAAAGTAAGTAACTACGGAATGCAGTTGCTGGAGAAGCAGAAGCTTCGCCACATGTACGGTTTGGGTGAGAAGCAGTTTAAGACTTTGTTCACCAAAGCACAGAAGCTGCAAGGGATCGCGGGCGAGAACTTCATGTTCCTGCTTGAGAGCCGTTTGGACAACCTCGTTTACCGTCTTGGCTTCGCCAACTCCCGCGCTGGTTCGCGTCAGCTGGTAGCTCATGGCCACGTAACCGTAAACGGCAAGAAAGTCGACATCGCTTCCTACCGTGTAGCACTGGGCGACGTAATCGGTCTTCGCGAGAAGAGCCGTGCAATGTCCTCCATCAAGGAAGCCCTGGAGAACCGTTCCCACCTTCCAGCTTACCTGGAATATGCTGACGGATCGTTCGAAGGTAAATACATCCGTTTGCCTGAGCGCGCTGAGCTGTCCCAGGATATTGATGAGAAGCAAATCGTCGAGTTCTACAACCGTTAA
- a CDS encoding sigma-70 family RNA polymerase sigma factor, with product MQQTAEAGALEISEEEIFYEQVSAQRRKLYGIAYSYLRSEADALEVLQETTCRAWQKRKSLRNPERFTPWLVRILINCCKDELKRRKHIVTAEQPERFEDGVMEMRSDHRLDMDQALDAVKPKYRQVLVLKYYKDMTVSDIAEVLDKPEGTVKTWLNKGLKQLRDRMKRKGEY from the coding sequence ATGCAACAAACGGCTGAAGCAGGGGCGCTTGAGATATCGGAGGAGGAGATCTTCTATGAGCAGGTGTCCGCGCAGCGGAGGAAGCTGTACGGCATCGCCTACAGCTATCTAAGAAGTGAAGCGGACGCACTGGAGGTACTGCAGGAGACTACCTGCCGTGCCTGGCAGAAGCGTAAGAGCTTGAGAAATCCCGAGCGTTTCACGCCCTGGCTGGTCCGTATTCTGATTAATTGCTGCAAGGATGAGCTGAAGCGCAGAAAACATATCGTTACTGCTGAGCAGCCAGAACGTTTCGAAGACGGTGTTATGGAGATGAGAAGCGACCACAGGCTGGATATGGATCAGGCACTGGATGCCGTGAAGCCCAAATACCGCCAGGTGCTGGTGCTTAAGTATTACAAGGATATGACGGTCAGCGATATTGCCGAGGTACTAGATAAGCCGGAGGGAACCGTAAAGACCTGGCTCAACAAAGGGCTGAAGCAGCTGCGTGACCGAATGAAGCGGAAGGGGGAATACTAA
- a CDS encoding transglycosylase domain-containing protein: protein MVEETKKKTPKKPKPRRSGLRRFGSIVKWMFILGIMGILFAGGALAGYITSIVKDDIVRSGEMIEQQISQNAITGFAYFRDGSPIGQLRTEEDRRIIQYNDIPQLVIDAVLAIEDNNFNDHEGVDFKGTLRAVKQRLLNESVQTGGSTLTQQLARRVFLSLDKTEDRKVKEILLALRLERFLTKPDILTAYLNKVPFGNGSNGYNVFGIKAAAKGIFGLDDLDKLNTAQAAYLAGLPQLPSSYSAFNGVGEFNETAFKRAMDRQKLVLRRMLEENKITTTQYETALEFDIQGSLAKQTKKAYATYPYLMLETERKAAEIMLAIKEETAGAGETTDNNVLLEEARQQLMTGGYRVYTTIDKKVYSAMHSISEDADNFTKDSKARGKEQTAGIMLDNKSGAILGMIEGRDFNIEQMNYATQMIRQPGSTMKPISAYLPALDAGLIQPAGILDDAPIILKDGGKGYHIPKNSNNRYQGLVTARYALNKSLNLPALKLFNEKVGIEASWAFTKKLGITTLTEDDYNAKTGVIGGLRYGVTVEELTNAYAAIGNHGAFNDAYMIEKIVNADGKIIYEHKTNSKQVFSPQTAYLMTDMLRTVITEGTASTVKSNYKHFKDIPIVGKTGSTQNYGDVWFMGYTPDVTLGMWVGYKEQINTLQGKSQQRQAQTLWTKVLNAVITKQPDLFVTDKFKQPEDIVKKTVSAYSGKLPTKLTDRFTTDLFNSKYVPTDSDDGISNATYITYNGVNYIPLEGTPSDFLKQKIVVKRDKPIQELVKELLAAFPAMKTHEQLSYYMPSDAKTDFPTEVDPRVDDGSSPTPPGNVSISYSSGKAVISFTRSGSPDVVGYRLYRSLNGGAFKQQDVIMAGDSLSFSPGTPASSNATFYVTAVDVAGHETSSGSVAGGVVSTPPPAETTPPAETPGTEPTPEPEILPTETVSPEDPGMIIIDPPTTENVPAGTGNSQGSNNQGGNSPGGGNANTTGKNTEKPQ from the coding sequence ATGGTTGAAGAGACAAAAAAGAAAACTCCCAAAAAGCCTAAACCCCGCAGATCCGGGCTGAGAAGATTCGGGTCTATAGTCAAGTGGATGTTTATTCTGGGAATCATGGGTATTCTGTTTGCCGGTGGTGCACTGGCAGGCTATATTACTTCGATCGTAAAAGATGATATTGTACGCTCCGGCGAAATGATTGAGCAGCAAATCAGCCAGAATGCGATCACTGGCTTTGCTTACTTCCGCGACGGCTCTCCCATCGGGCAGCTCCGTACGGAAGAAGACCGCAGAATCATTCAATACAATGATATCCCCCAGCTGGTCATCGATGCCGTCCTCGCTATAGAGGACAATAATTTCAATGATCATGAGGGCGTCGATTTCAAAGGTACTCTGCGTGCGGTGAAGCAGCGGCTGCTGAACGAATCCGTCCAGACCGGCGGCAGCACGCTAACCCAGCAGCTGGCCCGGCGGGTATTCCTCAGTCTCGATAAGACGGAGGACCGCAAGGTCAAGGAGATTCTGCTCGCCCTCCGGCTGGAGCGGTTCCTCACGAAACCCGATATCCTGACCGCTTATTTGAACAAGGTTCCCTTCGGCAACGGCTCGAACGGCTATAATGTCTTTGGTATCAAAGCCGCAGCCAAAGGGATCTTTGGCTTGGATGATCTCGACAAGCTGAATACGGCACAAGCGGCTTATCTAGCCGGACTGCCGCAGCTTCCCTCCTCCTATTCGGCATTTAACGGGGTTGGCGAATTTAATGAGACCGCCTTTAAGCGGGCCATGGACCGCCAGAAGCTGGTGCTTCGCCGTATGCTGGAGGAGAACAAGATTACCACCACCCAGTATGAGACCGCACTCGAATTCGATATCCAAGGCTCGCTGGCGAAGCAGACCAAGAAAGCCTACGCCACCTATCCTTATCTGATGCTTGAAACCGAGCGCAAGGCCGCTGAAATCATGCTAGCCATCAAGGAAGAAACCGCAGGCGCCGGAGAAACGACCGACAATAACGTCCTGCTGGAGGAAGCACGCCAACAGCTGATGACAGGCGGCTACCGTGTCTATACTACAATTGACAAGAAGGTCTACAGTGCGATGCACAGCATCTCCGAAGACGCTGACAATTTCACCAAGGACAGCAAGGCCAGAGGCAAGGAACAGACTGCAGGCATTATGCTTGACAACAAATCAGGCGCCATCCTCGGCATGATCGAGGGACGCGACTTCAACATTGAGCAGATGAATTACGCCACCCAGATGATCCGCCAGCCCGGCTCCACCATGAAGCCGATCTCTGCATACCTTCCGGCACTGGATGCCGGACTGATCCAACCTGCGGGGATTCTGGACGATGCGCCTATTATTCTGAAGGATGGCGGCAAAGGATATCATATTCCAAAAAATTCCAACAACCGCTACCAGGGACTGGTCACCGCTCGTTACGCGCTGAACAAGTCGCTGAACCTGCCTGCTCTGAAGCTTTTTAATGAGAAGGTCGGCATTGAAGCGTCCTGGGCCTTCACCAAGAAGCTGGGGATCACTACGCTCACGGAAGATGATTATAATGCCAAGACAGGTGTAATCGGCGGATTGCGCTACGGGGTAACTGTCGAGGAGCTGACCAATGCCTATGCCGCTATTGGGAATCATGGAGCCTTCAATGACGCCTATATGATTGAGAAGATCGTCAATGCCGACGGCAAGATTATCTACGAGCACAAAACCAATTCGAAGCAGGTCTTCTCCCCGCAAACGGCATATTTAATGACGGATATGCTGCGCACGGTTATTACCGAGGGTACGGCAAGCACTGTAAAGAGCAATTATAAACACTTCAAGGATATCCCGATTGTCGGCAAAACCGGCTCCACCCAGAATTATGGAGATGTCTGGTTTATGGGCTACACCCCTGACGTTACGCTTGGCATGTGGGTAGGCTATAAAGAGCAGATCAACACGCTACAGGGCAAAAGCCAGCAACGGCAGGCACAGACGCTGTGGACCAAGGTGCTGAATGCGGTCATCACTAAGCAGCCTGATCTGTTCGTTACCGATAAATTCAAGCAGCCGGAGGATATCGTTAAGAAAACCGTATCCGCCTATAGCGGCAAGCTGCCGACGAAGCTGACGGACCGGTTCACTACCGATCTGTTTAACAGCAAATATGTGCCTACCGATAGTGATGATGGAATTTCCAATGCCACTTATATTACTTATAACGGGGTTAATTACATCCCGCTGGAAGGAACGCCTTCAGACTTTCTGAAGCAGAAGATTGTCGTGAAACGCGACAAGCCAATTCAGGAGCTAGTCAAGGAGCTGCTGGCCGCATTCCCGGCCATGAAGACGCATGAGCAGTTATCCTACTATATGCCTTCGGATGCCAAAACCGATTTCCCGACCGAAGTGGACCCTCGTGTCGATGACGGCAGCTCGCCAACCCCTCCGGGCAATGTGAGCATATCGTACAGCAGCGGCAAAGCAGTAATCAGCTTCACGCGCAGCGGATCTCCAGATGTCGTTGGATACCGCTTATACCGCTCACTTAACGGAGGCGCGTTCAAGCAGCAGGACGTGATTATGGCGGGAGACAGTCTTTCCTTTAGTCCGGGAACCCCGGCAAGCTCCAATGCGACGTTCTATGTTACAGCGGTAGACGTAGCCGGACATGAGACATCGTCCGGAAGTGTGGCGGGCGGTGTAGTCTCAACGCCTCCACCTGCCGAGACTACACCACCGGCGGAGACGCCGGGAACTGAACCGACACCGGAGCCGGAGATTCTCCCCACGGAGACCGTCAGCCCGGAAGATCCCGGAATGATCATCATTGATCCGCCTACAACCGAGAATGTGCCTGCCGGTACAGGCAACAGCCAGGGCAGCAACAACCAGGGTGGCAACAGCCCAGGTGGCGGCAATGCCAACACTACAGGCAAAAATACCGAGAAACCCCAATAA
- a CDS encoding 5'-methylthioadenosine/adenosylhomocysteine nucleosidase, with product MSQVIGIIGAMDEEIQLMQGSMTQEHSRIKAGITYYEGTIHGKRIVLCKSGVGKVNAAVTTQILIDTFGVSRVLFTGVAGALHPDLDIADIVISSECMQHDMDVTPLGYAKGVIPDAEISIFPADAALVQLAEQACAELGQKFLTGRVLSGDQFIASKDAVAALRAEMDGACAEMEGAAVAQACSMNAIPFVVLRSMSDKADGSAEMNYRDFTILASERSHAILEHMLKAL from the coding sequence ATGAGTCAAGTGATTGGGATTATTGGGGCAATGGACGAAGAAATCCAGCTGATGCAAGGTAGCATGACGCAGGAGCACAGCCGGATTAAGGCTGGGATTACATATTATGAAGGGACCATTCACGGCAAAAGGATTGTCCTCTGCAAGTCCGGGGTTGGGAAAGTTAACGCTGCAGTAACGACGCAGATTCTGATCGATACATTTGGCGTGTCCCGTGTATTGTTCACCGGTGTGGCAGGTGCGCTGCACCCGGACCTGGATATTGCCGATATTGTCATTTCCTCGGAGTGTATGCAGCATGACATGGATGTGACCCCGCTGGGGTATGCCAAGGGAGTCATTCCTGACGCAGAGATTTCGATCTTCCCTGCAGATGCTGCCCTGGTGCAGCTGGCAGAGCAGGCTTGTGCTGAGCTTGGCCAGAAATTCCTGACCGGACGCGTGCTGTCAGGCGATCAGTTTATTGCCAGCAAAGACGCAGTTGCAGCACTGAGAGCGGAGATGGACGGCGCATGTGCGGAGATGGAGGGAGCGGCTGTGGCCCAGGCTTGCTCGATGAATGCGATTCCTTTTGTAGTGCTGCGTTCCATGTCCGACAAGGCGGATGGTTCGGCCGAGATGAATTACAGAGATTTCACCATTCTGGCTTCCGAGCGCTCCCACGCCATTCTGGAGCACATGCTGAAGGCTCTTTAG
- a CDS encoding type 1 glutamine amidotransferase domain-containing protein, with product MRLAGKKVIALVDDEFEDLELWYPVYRVREEGAEVHLAGLEKDKTYMGKYGVPATAEYSWDDLDAADYDGILVPGGWAPDKIRRYPAVLKLVRDFNEAKKPIGQICHAGWVLISAKILQGVTVTSTPGIRDDMENAGAIWKDEAVVTDGHIISARRPPDLPPYGKAFCDALAGE from the coding sequence ATGAGATTAGCCGGCAAAAAAGTAATTGCACTGGTAGACGATGAATTTGAGGACCTGGAACTATGGTATCCGGTGTACCGGGTACGTGAAGAAGGCGCAGAGGTTCATCTCGCCGGGCTGGAGAAGGACAAGACTTATATGGGCAAATACGGCGTTCCCGCCACCGCGGAATACTCCTGGGACGATCTGGATGCTGCCGATTATGACGGCATCTTGGTTCCAGGCGGCTGGGCGCCGGACAAAATCCGCCGCTATCCAGCTGTGCTGAAGCTGGTGCGGGATTTCAATGAAGCCAAGAAGCCGATTGGCCAGATCTGCCATGCGGGCTGGGTGCTGATCTCCGCCAAAATCCTGCAAGGGGTCACGGTAACATCCACCCCCGGCATCCGTGATGATATGGAGAACGCCGGAGCCATCTGGAAGGATGAAGCCGTCGTGACCGATGGGCACATCATCTCCGCGCGCCGTCCGCCGGACCTGCCGCCTTACGGCAAAGCGTTCTGTGATGCGCTGGCTGGAGAATAA